The window TTTAGACTTGTCTGGGTCCCAGTAACTGACAAGGGAGGCTAATGACAAGGATCTGAGTAAAGATCTTAATGGTGGCTTGGGAGTCCCAGTAATCAGCTTGGGAAGCTAATGCCAAGGAGCTGGATAAAGATGCAATTAAGCTTGCCGCAAAGTCCAGGGATAGATTGCACTTCTCAGCTGTGATAGCTGAGGAGTTGGCTGTGATTCCAAACCAGCAGCGTGACAGTAAAGTAGGGAACAAAGGCCAGATatcttgctgttttcattttccagatgtTCATATTTATTGTCTGTATGGAGCCTAAATTACCCTGGCAAAATTCCAAGCAGGAatgctttcactttttctccGGCGGgttaataaaatacaattgGTGTTTGCTGCGTCCCATTGTACGGAGGACTGCTGGCCCTTGGtcaggaggaggctgaggagggCAATGGCTGGGGACTGCTGGGGGgaagagaggcagcagcacccgGCTGGGCTGGAGCAGTCAGCTTTGCCTCTCCAATAAAACAGGTTTCAGGGTGGGGTGCCTGGGCGTCCACTCATCTGTCGCTGCTGTAGCAGGATCAGTTCCACCATGTGGAGAAAATCTTCCTGTGCAATCAGAGAGATTGGGAAAGAGCAAaattctttggatttttttccagttgcctTCCAGATTGGTGTAATATGTCATAAAAGTAAGTCAGAATCAGTCTTCTTGCCCGTTCTCCTGTCTGTACTTGCATGGCATAGAGAGGAACAGAAGCGCCTCGTGAGCTTCCTTTGAGCAAATCTGATCCTTTTCACATGCACAGAACCTGGATCCTGCAAAAAATGTTGGGAAGTAGGGTGCCAGTGTAACTGATGgcgaggtgctgccagcagcaagaaACCTCTCCCTGGCATGGTTTTGGGAGAGATTCAAATCCCTCTGATGAATTACGACCTGGCCACCAGTCAAAAATGGAAGACTGtattgtgacaggacaaggggaaatgatttcaaagtaaaagaaggaaacttCAATTTGACGTAAGGAGgctttttacagtaagggtggtgaggcactgacgcaggttgcccagaggcacggtgaagacattcaaggtcaggctggacagggttCTAAGCAGCCTGACCCAGCGTcggtgtccctgttcattgcagggggttggactaggtgaccttcaAGGGGTCCTTCCAGCTCTGAGAATTCGGTGGTTGTCTGAAGGTGGAAGTAGTAGTACATCTACTGCAACTTTTAGAAATCTTTGAACTAATTTTTCAGGGTATAAGAGGGCAACAATCAGACCTCTATGTGAAAAACAGCGCATTCATGGCAAGGATTCCTACGGTGCTGGGCAGCTGCCTGGCCCCATGGCTTGCCCCACATGTGCCCACCACTGCCCCTTCCTCCTATGGAAGAGGCCACCTCTAGGTGTGAAAATATCATTGTGTTTTCTGTCCTATTCATAGCTGGTGTCACTGCTAGccacaaaatatttgttagcCCCTTCTCGTTCTCATCACGGATTGGGTTTTGGTTTGCTCTAAAAATAGCATTGTGCATCTAGCATGCTGGGGAGtaggaagcagagctgggcatTACTTCCATGGGCTGACCCAGGTGCAAACCTCAGATTGCTGTGCTGTTCTGAAGATGTGTGCTGTTATACTGGTCCTCCTCCTGGCTCCTGTCTGCAGGTTTGCTCTCTGCTGTGGTTTTCTCTGTGAGTATAACACTTGTGTTTTGTCAGTCCCCTGCCTTGGTATTCAGtaagtgctgtgttttgatgAAGATTGTGATAAATTACAGCGTTGGTGTAACAATAAATGTTAGTATAATGTACATAGGCTACTGAGGAATAAATGAGAttctgttctgcattttaaatgtgcttttaaaacattcctTTGAAAGGAGTCTTTGCCTTTTGGTCTGTGTCTGTTGTAACAAGTGCTGTAGTACATGCGGATGTAAAAAGCAGGCAGCATGGGATTTCTCTCCTTCAACAGACCCAGGAGCTTCCAGTCTTTGTGGAGTTAGAGCCTTCTGGCATGCACTCGTGTAAACATGTTTATGTTTTTGAGGCATCTGTTGAGTGTTCTGTGAAGTTGCATTCTGCTTCTACTCCCGTGGGAACGGTACAGCATTGGCCATAGGGTTCTATGAGTTGTCAGAAAGTGAGCAGTTAATTCTTGACATCTGCTATGCCGAAGTGGCTGCCAAGTTGAGCGGTAGTTGGCAAGGGAATAAATATTGATGGGCCCTAGCAACAGGTACTCCTGAGAACCCTTGTTCTGGGAATGCTTAGGCAGTGTCTATGTTATTAATGTTGTGATAGGATTTAAGGCCTATTTATAGGGTTTGTCTGTGTCTTATCAGCTCACAGTGCAAGAATGGTCTTCGCTGTACAAGGGCACTAGTGTATGACATCTCAAGTACGTGCTTATAACTGATCTCCAATGTTTGATGTCTGTCCTATGTCAGAACCACTGCTACATAGGTATGTGCATGTAAATGCATTGGGTACAGTAAGTTCTTTCTTTTAGTAGTACACTGACAGTATATTTATATGCAAGATCCTTTGGGAATCCTCTGGATGAAGCTAGCTTTTGTGTTATGTAAAAGCATTACTCGTGAGCCCTGTAAGTGAGCAATGTTATGTTCTCATTGCAGAACTTGAAGCCAGAGAAGCCTGTGCCTGGCTGCGGGCCGCCGGCTTTCCCCAGTATGCCCAGCTGTTTGAAGGTATGACCCCACAGAGCAGCTGACACTGACTTCAAGTAGAACTGCTGATAGAAATAATCTTTCAGAACCTGGTGCTTTTGACAGGAGCGCTTCCAAATTCTGCAGGATCTTCATGCGAACCTATAGAAAGCGTGCAGCCTGGTGCGTACTCTTGCAGGAGTGACACCTTAACGAGGCTGGCGTGGACTCAGGAGGATTCTGCAAAGGACCAGACCTTTTCTGGTTGTGGTTAGAGTGTGACTCAGTCAAACTTCCGCTGCTGTGATTTTTAGTTGCTTATAATTTTCTTGGTCTCTTTTCCTTGGAGCGTTATTTCTTGTCTGACACACAGGCTGCAACTAAAACCCATCTAAATCTCTGCAGCCTGTGGTCTTGAGCAAGATCATTTTAATGGTGTTTTTGAAGAAGGATGTTGGAAAAATTGTTGAAATACGTTTAGCATAGGCTAAGTAAATCAAAACCTGCGGCAAAATTCCCCACCTTTGCCGTCATAATTCAGATTTCAGCTTCAACTTTTTTGTTCACAGATATGCAGTTTCCTATTGACATAAGGACTGTGAGGGAAGATCATGAATTTTTAGATGGGGATGCGATCGAATCGCTGTTCAGGTAAATGTTACTCGTGGATCATCTTTAGCGCCTCCAGGTTCCAGAAAGGTGTTTGTCGCTGCTGCTCCTAGCTTGGTCTTTGTCAGAGTATGACAAAGTCACTGGTGCTGTGACTGTATTGGAACGTAACTGACTCTACAGGCTTTAATTAAAATGGTGGATAATAAACTCCTTCCAAGGATTTAGCTTCACATCctcattttttatattcttttaataaGTCAACTCAgagttctttcattttcaaagtctTAGATCGGTTTTTCACAGTTCATCCTTAAAGTTCATTATACAACTTCTAATACAAGTGCAGCTGATGAAGTACAGTCCTCTTTAGTTCTGAGATGGCAGAACTGGACCTGTGCACGACACGGGGTTGTTATTGGGCACTGGTTGGGACAAAACGTATGGAGAACATCTAGCTGTGTGCCAGTCTTTGGCAGCAGTAACACAGACTTGGTTTAGAAGTTCACTGCTAATTTGGAGcatctttgttttcaagaaagaaagagattaaGTTCAAAACTTCCGCCCTTTTTCTTCTACCCTAGACGACTGAACTCGCTGAATAAATGTGCACTGATGGAAGTGGAAATAAACCGGCAGAGGGAACAGGTACGTTTCTGAAATATAGgtaattttctcattaaaaatgtgGTTAAATGTtctattaaaatactttttcaaaggTGTATGATGGATTGCTTGTTGCCAGGCACTTGCTTGGTGCGTGGGCAACACAGTAAAGGCAGCGCCTGGGACGAATGCTCGGCGTGGCTGATGTCTCCAAGAGGGTGTGCCATGGTCCCACAGCCAAGCGTGTCTCTACCTGAAAGTTTTGGTCACTGAAACATGAAGCagtgtttggtttgtttgtctTTAGGAAAAAGTATCATTTGGAACCTTTGGATTTGCTGCAAATGAGTTTTTTATCCTCAGATCAAATCCGCCGTCTTTTCCTATGGTAAATTTAGCAGGCTTATCAGCATCTGGGGTGTAACCTGTCACCCCTTTTTTTTCAACTAACAGGGTGGAACTCAGGGTAGACCTCCAGTAACTGAGTGTTTGTTTCCATGAGTAGGTTTGGAGCTTTGGAGATAGGCAGTCTCGTTTTGGTTACGTTTTTTGATAATGTACTGTTTTCAAAACTATACCCTTgacatgctctttttttttcttctaagagCGATGACTCTGATGATGATGAACCTTGTGCAATAAGTAATAAATGGGCGTATGAGCGGTGCAGCCAGAAGTGGTTTCGTCTTGAGAGCCTGGAAGGTTCTGCAGAAGGTGCTAGTGCATCCCTCCCAGGCAGTCCAGTGCTGAAGGGCACCGGCAGTGAAGACGGAATCCTTTTGGATCGTGGCGAGAAACATGATGTGTCCTCAGTCCACAGCACTAGCAGCGGTGACAGTGATGTTGTTAGCTTCCCAAAGTCTTTCGAAGATGTGGAAACCAGCCCCAGTTCCTCCAGTAGAGTTGCTTCACTGGAATCGGCCTTTCATTGTTCACCTCCCCCCAGCAAATGTTTAAATACCACCAGTGAGAAGAAGCTTTGGGATAAGTCGCCATACAAAAAGAGGAGGAGCCTtctaaagaaaatggagaagttGCACTTCAGGAGCCGCGGCTTAAGGAGTGGTCAGTCAAAGGCCAAACCCATCATAAGTGAACCTTTGCTTCTGGAAGGACTTAATGAGGAGAAGATGAAGATGCTTAACTGTGTAAATATCGCTGACCTCCCTGGCGTCCAAACAAAGAACAATTCTTCCGGTTCTCCTCATAGCTGCAGTAGCAGCAATAAGcttgaaaacagcagaacagtgAGCACTGCACGTCCTCTTAAAAAACCAGAAAGCTGCTGTGAGAGAAAGGGGAGGTGTGCAGAGGACTTGGAGTCTAGCAAGCTCTTGCTGCAGAGCGATGTATCTCAGGGAAAACTGaacaatgaagaaaagttaCAAACGAACCAGATGTTTCAAGTACCACATGGCCACAAGCCTGGCACTTTCCCCAAAGCCCTTACAGACAGTCCCGTGTCTCCAGTAAATGACTCTCCTGTCACCTGGAGAGCTGGGTGCAGAAGGAACCAGAGCAGAAGCAGGTCCAAGGACTCCaaagcccccagcagccccctcTCAGGCACAGATCACAGGCTAAGTGTGTATGACAACATGCCTGATGTTGAACTTGATAAGCTAGAGGCAGCAGAAGGTGGTGATGACGATGTTTTTTCAGAACTGAACAATGTTATAGAAGATGTCAAGGGTCTCAGAAAGCTGGTTGATCAGTGGACAGAGAAGTTCTCGGATGATGGGGATTTGGACTTTGCCAGTGGCTTGACCACTCTCTGTCCATCCTTGCCTAAGGAAATCTGTCTCGACACAGAGCACTCAGAAGTTaagagagcagctgtgctgtccACTGAGGGAGGGAACAGCTGTGAACTGGGCAAGGAGCTCAGTTCTACAGAGATGGCATTCAGAACAGACCCTACAAAGACCAACAGGTCAGTCATCCTTGGGTTTAGCTATATAGAACGCCCTTCTGGAAGCTTTCCATATTGATAATCTccactgaaaatgtaattgttaTTCCAGAACACAGTATTCTTTTAAGTGACTCGGTTCTGGGTGTTGGAATCTGCACTGGTGGTGCCAGGCACTTCTGGGCTGTAGGCAGGGCGAGATCTACGTACGTCTGCTCTGATCTCATTGGAAGCAGGGCTCTCATGATCTCAGGTTGGATAGTAGGAAAAAGTTATTCTCagagagtggtaatgcactggcataggctgcccagggaggtggtggggtcaccgtccctggaggtgttgaagaagtttggagatgtggcactgagcaacatagtgagcatggtggggatgggttggtgcttagaccagatgatcttaaaggtcttttccaaccttcgtCATTTTGTGAGTCTGTGTGCATCAGTACCTAGATACTTGGAGTCTGACTTATGGCTGGCTTGCTGTGCTTCTTACTGAAGCCTTCAGTACGGCCACAGAGAGAAGCACTTTGTCTGAATGCGATTTACCACAAGCTGCTTGGGAGCCACGGGTCGTGTAGAGTCTTAAGGGTTTcacagaagcaagcagaaaaccAAGAGGGACAGTGGGAATCGTCCTTTGGTGTGACCAGCACTTATCCCATACGCACAGGAAGCAACATGGCTCTGTGGAAGACAGCGGGAACGTGGGGGGCTTCTCCATGCGGGCGGACGGTCAGCCGGCCACACAGCTGGCCCGGGCACAAAAGCTGGCTTTGCTGAAACTCACTGCTGTCATGGACAGATACTCCCCTTCCAGTAAGCAGGGCTGGAACTGGTAAGTTGCCTGTTGTTAAAGCAAACTGTGTCAGAACGAGAGGATCTGAATCAAGCAGGTGAATTTCCTTGTCTGACAAGGTTACTTTGTCCGCAGTGAGGAATTTCATCCTGCTAAATCAGTGCCATTTTGTGGTTATTTTGGTGGCTCCAAGATTTCGTCTGCTATGGACAAGATTCCTGCTCCTCGCTGGTGGTCACAGTGTCGCTGGTTTCAAAGCACTTTGTTGTTTCTCTCTGAATCTGCCCATGTTCAGGGCTGTTCACAGAGACTGCGGGACCAGAGGCGAGAacgggcagggctgtgctgtgctggagagctATTAAGTTAGATGTGCcggtttttgttttcaggactatcccaaagtttaaaaaaataaaagcctctGACTACAAGGACAAAAATGTCTTTGGGGTCCCCTTGCTGCTGAACGTTCAGCGAACAAGCCACCCGCTGCCTAATGGCATCCTGCAGGCGCTGGACTATTTAAGAAGCCACTTTCTTGACCAGGTATGAACTGAGggcagcccagagcagctctgttccGAAAAGGGATCTGCTCCAGGGAACCAGTCTCTGCTTTTGGCTCTTGTGTGGGACTTCCTCGCCACTGGGCACAAAGGGGCAGCGGGTCTGAGCAGGTGGCCTGTGAGGGAAGAGCAGTGCTGTTTCCTTCTGGGGATCCCTTTAGTTCTGTATTATTCTTTTTGCcttgccttgctgaaatcaccTGCTGTTAGTTCTCTTGGTGCCTTCTGCTTGCAAGGTGGCATATCTCTGCTTCCTGAGCAGGTCACGCCATGTCACTGCTCCTTCTTTTCTGTGATTGCTGGTGGTGCCAGGGTCAATGTGATGATCAGTGTTGTTTCAGCTGAAACGTGCCGCTAAGCAGAGATACAACGTTCTCAGTCATGGTTTGCCTGGGGGGAGTAGCCATGCTGCTTGTGTTGAAACCAGAATATGTTGGTGTTAAGTCCTGCTACCGTAAGGTCTTAACtagcaaaaggaaagggaaggagcaaTGATTATTTGTCCAGGTTTGAGTCCTGATGACTCCTCTTTGTCTTTAACATGTTCTTTTTTCACTTGCAGGTTGGCCTGTTCCGAAAATCTGGTGTTAGATCCAGGATCCTGTCTTtaagagaaatgaatgaaacCAGCCCAAACAACGTGTGCTACGAAGGGCAGTCAGCGTTTGACGTGGCAGATATGGTGAAGCAGTATTTCCGAGACCTTCCCGAGCCTATATTTACCAGCAGGCTCTGTGAGTCCTTCCTCCACATCTACCAATGTAGGTAACAAAAGCTGTGGCTTTCTAGTTGCTTGAGTATCTTACGCTCCCTTAGTATTTGGCTGTATGAAGTGTGGACAGACCGGGACTGGTGCTGCGATCCCTCCTTAATGTCAGAGGGACAGATGAGGCAGGGCCTGATGGAAGAGATGACTTCAGTGTGCGGAGTCCATTTTGTGGGGAGATAAGCCCTTAATTGGAGTGCAGCAAAGTCAGTTCAGTAAGTCCATTGGCATGACACTCAAGAAAAACAAGTCAAGCACCAGCACCATGGAATGTGTGTACTGACAGGTGATGGGCAGAAACTGTACATGTGATGGTGATGGTGGCCTTTGTCACATGAGCTGGAGTGTCAGGGAAATGCATGAACCTGTGTTTTCAGTGCCCTGCTTGGCACGCCTCTGCTGGATGCTGCCCTGCACTCTTGTATGATTTCCATCGTTGTCTCTTTCCAGACGTGCCAAAggaccagcagctgcaggctgtcCAGGCTGCCATTCTCCTTCTGCCAAAGGAGAACCGAGAAGCTTTGAAAATTCTCCTGTTCTTCCTACGCGATGTGGTCGCATGTGTTGAGGAAAACCAAATGACCCCAACCAACCTCGCGGTCTGTCTCGCGCCATCGCTGTTCCACCTCAACACGCTCAGGCGGGAcagttcctcctcctccacgcGGTATTTCAACCTactgagcactgctgcttgcagtgcCCTTTTTCTTTGCTAGACCAGTGCTTTGTGTAGCTGTCCCAGGCCGAGTGCCTGCTTCTGAGGGGGGCCAGTGGGGTTTGTCTCAAATGTGGGTGCTGAGGCCCAGTGCCCTCAGCGCAGGCTGAGCTCAGGCAGCGTGCCcttcctgtcctgctgctggtgagCGCAGCAGCAAGCCAGCACATCCCTGATGCTCTGGGGTGCCCCATGTCCTGCTGCCCAGTGGTGCCCACTGCTTGTGTTACTGTGGGGTGTGTGgggcctgcagcagctgctggcactcGTTCCTCTGGGGGGTAAGGGATTGTTTCTCCCAAAAGGAGCCACAGGGATCCTGCTCGTTTATCTCCTTATGTAGAAGTTAGTTATGCTATCTGGATTGCATAACATCTGCTCCTACGTGCGGAGAGGAAGGTGCCCTTGGGCCAAAGCAGGCACATGGAATCTGTGAGAGCATTCAGCCTTATCTGTGCTCCTGAGGCTGTTTGCTCTGCCCCGTGCCCCTGTACGTGGACAGACGTGTCTCAGGGCATGGAGGCTTCCAGGGCAGCACTGTGGCCGG of the Numida meleagris isolate 19003 breed g44 Domestic line chromosome 12, NumMel1.0, whole genome shotgun sequence genome contains:
- the LOC110405370 gene encoding rho GTPase-activating protein 7-like isoform X2; this encodes MAELEAREACAWLRAAGFPQYAQLFEDMQFPIDIRTVREDHEFLDGDAIESLFRRLNSLNKCALMEVEINRQREQSDDSDDDEPCAISNKWAYERCSQKWFRLESLEGSAEGASASLPGSPVLKGTGSEDGILLDRGEKHDVSSVHSTSSGDSDVVSFPKSFEDVETSPSSSSRVASLESAFHCSPPPSKCLNTTSEKKLWDKSPYKKRRSLLKKMEKLHFRSRGLRSGQSKAKPIISEPLLLEGLNEEKMKMLNCVNIADLPGVQTKNNSSGSPHSCSSSNKLENSRTVSTARPLKKPESCCERKGRCAEDLESSKLLLQSDVSQGKLNNEEKLQTNQMFQVPHGHKPGTFPKALTDSPVSPVNDSPVTWRAGCRRNQSRSRSKDSKAPSSPLSGTDHRLSVYDNMPDVELDKLEAAEGGDDDVFSELNNVIEDVKGLRKLVDQWTEKFSDDGDLDFASGLTTLCPSLPKEICLDTEHSEVKRAAVLSTEGGNSCELGKELSSTEMAFRTDPTKTNRKQHGSVEDSGNVGGFSMRADGQPATQLARAQKLALLKLTAVMDRYSPSSKQGWNWTIPKFKKIKASDYKDKNVFGVPLLLNVQRTSHPLPNGILQALDYLRSHFLDQVGLFRKSGVRSRILSLREMNETSPNNVCYEGQSAFDVADMVKQYFRDLPEPIFTSRLCESFLHIYQYVPKDQQLQAVQAAILLLPKENREALKILLFFLRDVVACVEENQMTPTNLAVCLAPSLFHLNTLRRDSSSSSTRSSQRKCSLGKPDQRELSENLAATQGLAHMITECNRLFQTDFPA
- the LOC110405370 gene encoding rho GTPase-activating protein 7-like isoform X1; the encoded protein is MAELEAREACAWLRAAGFPQYAQLFEDMQFPIDIRTVREDHEFLDGDAIESLFRRLNSLNKCALMEVEINRQREQSDDSDDDEPCAISNKWAYERCSQKWFRLESLEGSAEGASASLPGSPVLKGTGSEDGILLDRGEKHDVSSVHSTSSGDSDVVSFPKSFEDVETSPSSSSRVASLESAFHCSPPPSKCLNTTSEKKLWDKSPYKKRRSLLKKMEKLHFRSRGLRSGQSKAKPIISEPLLLEGLNEEKMKMLNCVNIADLPGVQTKNNSSGSPHSCSSSNKLENSRTVSTARPLKKPESCCERKGRCAEDLESSKLLLQSDVSQGKLNNEEKLQTNQMFQVPHGHKPGTFPKALTDSPVSPVNDSPVTWRAGCRRNQSRSRSKDSKAPSSPLSGTDHRLSVYDNMPDVELDKLEAAEGGDDDVFSELNNVIEDVKGLRKLVDQWTEKFSDDGDLDFASGLTTLCPSLPKEICLDTEHSEVKRAAVLSTEGGNSCELGKELSSTEMAFRTDPTKTNRHRKQHGSVEDSGNVGGFSMRADGQPATQLARAQKLALLKLTAVMDRYSPSSKQGWNWTIPKFKKIKASDYKDKNVFGVPLLLNVQRTSHPLPNGILQALDYLRSHFLDQVGLFRKSGVRSRILSLREMNETSPNNVCYEGQSAFDVADMVKQYFRDLPEPIFTSRLCESFLHIYQYVPKDQQLQAVQAAILLLPKENREALKILLFFLRDVVACVEENQMTPTNLAVCLAPSLFHLNTLRRDSSSSSTRSSQRKCSLGKPDQRELSENLAATQGLAHMITECNRLFQTDFPA
- the LOC110405370 gene encoding rho GTPase-activating protein 7-like isoform X3 — encoded protein: MEVEINRQREQSDDSDDDEPCAISNKWAYERCSQKWFRLESLEGSAEGASASLPGSPVLKGTGSEDGILLDRGEKHDVSSVHSTSSGDSDVVSFPKSFEDVETSPSSSSRVASLESAFHCSPPPSKCLNTTSEKKLWDKSPYKKRRSLLKKMEKLHFRSRGLRSGQSKAKPIISEPLLLEGLNEEKMKMLNCVNIADLPGVQTKNNSSGSPHSCSSSNKLENSRTVSTARPLKKPESCCERKGRCAEDLESSKLLLQSDVSQGKLNNEEKLQTNQMFQVPHGHKPGTFPKALTDSPVSPVNDSPVTWRAGCRRNQSRSRSKDSKAPSSPLSGTDHRLSVYDNMPDVELDKLEAAEGGDDDVFSELNNVIEDVKGLRKLVDQWTEKFSDDGDLDFASGLTTLCPSLPKEICLDTEHSEVKRAAVLSTEGGNSCELGKELSSTEMAFRTDPTKTNRHRKQHGSVEDSGNVGGFSMRADGQPATQLARAQKLALLKLTAVMDRYSPSSKQGWNWTIPKFKKIKASDYKDKNVFGVPLLLNVQRTSHPLPNGILQALDYLRSHFLDQVGLFRKSGVRSRILSLREMNETSPNNVCYEGQSAFDVADMVKQYFRDLPEPIFTSRLCESFLHIYQYVPKDQQLQAVQAAILLLPKENREALKILLFFLRDVVACVEENQMTPTNLAVCLAPSLFHLNTLRRDSSSSSTRSSQRKCSLGKPDQRELSENLAATQGLAHMITECNRLFQTDFPA